The Burkholderia mallei ATCC 23344 genome has a window encoding:
- a CDS encoding amino acid permease — protein sequence MSPHPNSDNSTAQSNPPQLRRSLKARHLTMIAIGGSIGTGLFVASGASISQAGPGGAMLAYLLIGLMVYCLMMSLGEMAAFMPVSGSFATYGAKYVEEGFGFALGWNYWYNWAVTIAVELVAAQLVMHYWFPDVPGVWWSAAFLGVMFLLNVLTVRGFGEAEYWFALIKVVTVIAFIGVGLLMIFGILKGGPSNGWSNFTIGDAPFAGGLPAMMGVAMIAGFSFQGTELIGVAAGESENPRTTIPRAVRQVFWRILLFYVLAIFVIGVLIPYTDPNLLKSDVTDVGVSPFTLVFRHAGLAFAAGVMNAVILTAVLSAGNSGMYASTRMLHNLATEGRAPKLFAKLSAGGVPRNALYATTAVGALCFLSSLYGDKTVYLWLLNTSGMTGFIAWLGIALSHYRFRKGYVRQGFSVDQLPYQSSLYPYGPIFAFALCIVIALGQDYQAFLANRIDWIGVLATYVGIPLFLVVWLGYRLVHKTRVVRYEDMDIASWVAEHERAAAHEAREAAAVRVPSSPEAAS from the coding sequence ATGTCACCACACCCGAATTCCGACAACTCAACCGCACAATCGAATCCTCCTCAGCTGCGCCGCAGCCTGAAAGCCCGTCACCTGACGATGATCGCGATCGGCGGCTCGATCGGCACGGGCCTGTTCGTCGCGTCCGGCGCGTCCATCTCGCAGGCGGGCCCCGGCGGCGCGATGCTCGCCTATCTGTTGATCGGCCTGATGGTCTATTGCCTGATGATGAGCTTGGGCGAGATGGCCGCGTTCATGCCGGTGTCGGGCTCGTTCGCGACGTACGGCGCGAAATACGTCGAGGAAGGCTTCGGCTTCGCGCTCGGCTGGAACTACTGGTACAACTGGGCGGTGACGATCGCCGTCGAGCTCGTCGCCGCGCAGCTCGTCATGCATTACTGGTTTCCGGACGTGCCGGGCGTCTGGTGGAGCGCGGCGTTCCTCGGCGTGATGTTCCTGCTCAACGTGCTGACCGTGCGCGGCTTCGGCGAGGCCGAATACTGGTTCGCGCTCATCAAGGTCGTCACCGTGATCGCGTTCATCGGCGTCGGCCTGCTGATGATCTTCGGCATCCTGAAGGGCGGCCCGAGCAACGGCTGGAGCAACTTCACGATCGGCGACGCGCCGTTCGCGGGCGGCCTGCCCGCGATGATGGGCGTCGCGATGATCGCCGGCTTCTCGTTCCAGGGCACCGAGCTGATCGGCGTCGCGGCCGGCGAATCGGAAAACCCGCGCACGACGATCCCGCGCGCGGTGCGCCAGGTGTTCTGGCGCATCCTGCTGTTCTACGTGCTCGCGATCTTCGTGATCGGCGTGCTGATTCCGTACACCGATCCGAATCTGCTGAAGAGCGACGTGACCGACGTCGGCGTGAGCCCGTTTACGCTCGTGTTCCGTCACGCGGGCCTCGCGTTCGCCGCGGGCGTGATGAACGCGGTGATCCTGACCGCCGTGCTCTCGGCGGGCAACTCGGGGATGTACGCGTCGACGCGGATGCTCCACAACCTCGCGACCGAAGGCCGCGCGCCGAAGCTGTTCGCGAAGCTGTCGGCGGGCGGCGTGCCGCGCAACGCGCTGTATGCGACGACCGCGGTCGGCGCGCTGTGCTTCCTGTCGTCGCTGTACGGCGACAAGACCGTGTATCTGTGGCTGCTGAACACGTCGGGAATGACGGGCTTCATCGCGTGGCTCGGCATCGCGCTCAGCCACTATCGCTTCCGCAAGGGCTACGTGCGCCAGGGCTTCTCGGTCGACCAACTGCCGTATCAGTCGAGCCTGTATCCGTACGGCCCGATCTTCGCGTTCGCGCTGTGCATCGTGATCGCGCTCGGCCAGGATTATCAGGCGTTCCTCGCGAACCGGATCGACTGGATCGGCGTGCTCGCCACCTACGTCGGCATTCCGCTCTTCCTCGTCGTGTGGCTCGGCTATCGGCTCGTCCACAAGACGCGCGTCGTCCGCTATGAGGACATGGACATCGCATCGTGGGTGGCCGAGCACGAGCGCGCGGCGGCGCACGAGGCGCGCGAGGCGGCGGCCGTGCGCGTGCCGTCGAGTCCCGAGGCGGCTTCGTAA
- a CDS encoding metal-dependent hydrolase, with protein sequence MNAIVRRDIRFALPPDRICDWHTEGVGVTHLFNALSLLFPAGERFFMDSVRNYRDRIEEPNLKRDIAGFIGQEAMHTREHVEFNDLLQAAGLPAHKLDKRLWTVLGWFKKVLPHSMQLAITMALEHYTAMFTGLVLANRITTSEVDGYRQMWMWHSMEETEHKAVAYDVWRTVMKPSLASYLLRTGTMLFVTLVFWATLFDFNTRLLISHRRRIGGRLGIGKLVKYLWGPRNGIFAQIAREWIDYFRPGFHPWDHDNSVHLERLDDLIAEIDASNARQAAKAAPRRVPLHPVPQAV encoded by the coding sequence GTGAATGCCATTGTTCGTCGCGATATCCGCTTCGCCTTGCCGCCCGACCGCATCTGCGACTGGCACACCGAAGGCGTGGGCGTGACGCACCTGTTCAACGCGCTGTCGCTGCTGTTTCCGGCGGGCGAGCGCTTCTTCATGGATTCGGTGCGCAACTACCGCGACCGGATCGAGGAGCCGAACCTGAAGCGCGACATCGCCGGCTTCATCGGCCAGGAAGCGATGCACACGCGCGAGCACGTCGAATTCAACGATCTGCTGCAGGCGGCGGGCCTGCCCGCGCACAAGCTGGACAAGCGGCTGTGGACGGTGCTCGGCTGGTTCAAGAAAGTGCTGCCGCACTCGATGCAGCTCGCGATCACGATGGCGCTCGAGCACTACACCGCGATGTTCACGGGCCTCGTGCTCGCGAACCGCATCACGACGAGCGAAGTCGACGGCTATCGCCAGATGTGGATGTGGCACTCGATGGAGGAAACCGAGCACAAGGCGGTCGCCTACGACGTGTGGCGCACCGTGATGAAGCCGAGCCTCGCGAGCTACCTGTTGCGCACGGGCACGATGCTGTTCGTCACGCTCGTGTTCTGGGCGACGCTGTTCGATTTCAACACGCGGCTGCTGATCTCGCATCGCCGCCGCATCGGCGGGCGGCTCGGCATCGGCAAGCTGGTCAAGTATCTGTGGGGCCCGAGGAACGGCATCTTCGCGCAGATCGCGCGCGAGTGGATCGACTACTTCCGTCCGGGTTTCCATCCGTGGGATCACGACAACAGCGTGCATTTGGAGCGACTCGACGATCTGATCGCCGAGATCGACGCGAGCAATGCGCGCCAGGCCGCGAAGGCCGCGCCGCGCCGGGTGCCGCTGCATCCGGTGCCGCAGGCGGTGTAA
- a CDS encoding ISL3-like element ISBma1 family transposase produces MLDRKALQALGCWTGYRLERVEWPQGDSRTLSLYLKPVSQIMYCEQCGARCQQIHETTVRRVRDLPLFEYRVVLHVPRRRVWCERCGAARLEKLDWLGRYQRVTQRFAKACEKLLQAASVQAVAAFYELGWHTVKSIDKMRLRARVAEPDWSTIRYLAMDEFALHKGHRYATVVVDPIGRQVLWVGPGRSRETARAFFEQLPEGVAERIEAVAIDMTTAYELEIKEQCPQAEIVFDLYHVVAKYGREVIDRVRVDQANQLRHDKPARKVLKSSRWLLLRNRHNLKPEQAVHLKELLAANQSLLCVYVLRDELKRLWFYRKPACAEKAWGQWFEQAQQSGIAALQKFAQRLQGYWHGIVARCRHPLNTSVVEGINNTIKVIKRRAYGY; encoded by the coding sequence TGGCCGCAGGGCGATAGCCGCACGCTGTCGCTCTACCTGAAGCCGGTCAGTCAGATCATGTACTGCGAGCAATGCGGTGCGCGTTGCCAGCAGATTCATGAAACGACCGTACGGCGGGTACGTGATCTGCCGTTGTTCGAGTACCGGGTGGTGCTGCACGTGCCTCGACGCCGAGTCTGGTGCGAACGCTGCGGCGCAGCGCGGCTGGAGAAGCTGGACTGGCTGGGCCGCTACCAGCGGGTGACGCAGCGGTTTGCCAAGGCCTGCGAGAAGTTGCTGCAGGCCGCCAGCGTACAGGCCGTGGCGGCCTTCTACGAACTGGGCTGGCACACGGTCAAATCGATCGACAAGATGCGCTTGCGCGCGCGCGTGGCCGAACCGGACTGGTCGACGATCCGTTATCTGGCGATGGACGAGTTCGCGCTCCATAAAGGCCATCGCTACGCCACGGTGGTGGTTGATCCGATCGGCCGACAGGTCCTCTGGGTTGGGCCCGGACGGTCACGCGAGACGGCGCGCGCCTTCTTCGAACAACTCCCCGAAGGCGTGGCCGAGCGCATCGAAGCGGTCGCAATCGACATGACCACGGCCTATGAGCTGGAGATCAAGGAACAGTGCCCGCAGGCGGAAATCGTCTTTGACCTGTACCACGTCGTGGCCAAGTACGGTCGCGAGGTGATCGATCGGGTACGGGTGGATCAGGCCAACCAACTGCGACATGACAAGCCGGCCCGCAAGGTTCTGAAGTCCAGTCGCTGGTTGCTGCTGCGCAACCGTCATAACCTGAAGCCAGAACAGGCCGTGCATCTGAAGGAACTGCTGGCGGCCAATCAGTCGCTGTTATGCGTCTATGTGCTGCGCGACGAGCTCAAACGGCTCTGGTTCTACCGCAAGCCGGCCTGCGCGGAAAAGGCTTGGGGGCAATGGTTCGAACAGGCTCAGCAAAGCGGGATCGCCGCCTTGCAAAAGTTCGCCCAGCGCTTGCAGGGTTACTGGCACGGAATCGTGGCCCGCTGCCGCCATCCGCTCAATACCAGCGTCGTCGAAGGCATCAACAACACGATCAAGGTCATCAAGCGCCGCGCTTACGGGTACTGA
- a CDS encoding IS1182-like element ISBma2 family transposase yields the protein MLKTPMPTQHELEMVTLEELVPKDHLLRQIDAAVDFEFIRAKVAHLYCADNGRPALDPVVMFKLLFIGYLFGVRSERQLMREVQVNVAYRWFARFRLTDKVPDASTFSQNRRRRFTDTTVYQEIFDEIVRQAIKRGLVDGRVLYTDSTHLKANANKGKFDVVKLEQTPAAYTEALNAAVDADRAAHGRKPLDRDDDEPPSSKDTKLSRTDPDSGYMVRDDKPKGFFYLDHRTVDAKHAIITDTHVTPASVHDSQPYLDRLDRQRERFEFKVEAVGLDAGYFTPAVCQGLEERGIAGVMGYRTPNHKPGMFYKRQFKYDAYRNEYVCPQGQALPYSTTNRLGYREYKSNAQICGRCPVRSQCTNSAIAVKVVTRHVWERAKERVDARRLTEWGQRIYARRKQTVERSFADAKQLHGHRYARMRGLRKVAEQCLLAAAAQNIKKIAMLLARKRKKGPAGPDWRFVRMLLRLVSGLRCSFDYPLAANPQS from the coding sequence ATGCTGAAGACGCCCATGCCCACGCAGCACGAACTCGAGATGGTGACGCTCGAGGAACTCGTGCCGAAGGACCACCTGCTGCGCCAGATCGATGCGGCGGTGGATTTCGAGTTCATCCGCGCGAAGGTGGCGCATCTGTATTGCGCGGACAACGGGCGGCCGGCGCTCGATCCCGTGGTGATGTTCAAGCTGTTGTTCATCGGCTACCTGTTCGGGGTGCGCAGCGAGCGGCAACTGATGCGTGAGGTCCAGGTCAACGTCGCCTATCGCTGGTTCGCCCGGTTCCGGCTGACCGACAAGGTGCCGGATGCGTCAACGTTCTCGCAGAATCGCCGCCGACGCTTCACGGACACGACGGTGTATCAGGAGATCTTCGACGAGATCGTGCGGCAGGCGATCAAGCGCGGGCTGGTCGACGGTCGGGTGCTGTACACGGACAGCACGCACCTGAAGGCGAACGCGAACAAAGGCAAGTTCGATGTGGTGAAGCTGGAGCAGACGCCGGCCGCCTACACGGAGGCATTGAACGCGGCAGTGGATGCGGACCGGGCCGCGCATGGCAGGAAGCCGCTGGATCGCGACGACGATGAGCCGCCGTCTAGCAAGGACACCAAGCTCAGCCGGACCGATCCGGACAGCGGCTACATGGTGCGGGACGACAAGCCGAAGGGGTTCTTCTATCTGGACCACCGCACGGTGGATGCCAAGCACGCGATCATCACCGATACGCATGTGACGCCGGCCTCGGTGCATGACAGCCAGCCGTATCTGGATCGGCTGGATCGCCAGCGCGAGCGCTTTGAGTTCAAGGTCGAGGCGGTGGGGCTGGATGCGGGCTACTTCACGCCGGCGGTGTGCCAGGGGCTGGAGGAGCGAGGGATTGCCGGGGTGATGGGCTATCGCACGCCGAACCACAAGCCGGGCATGTTCTACAAACGGCAGTTCAAGTACGACGCGTATCGCAACGAATACGTGTGCCCGCAGGGGCAGGCCCTGCCGTACAGCACGACCAATCGGCTCGGCTATCGGGAATACAAATCCAATGCGCAGATCTGCGGGCGCTGCCCGGTACGATCGCAGTGCACGAACAGTGCGATCGCGGTGAAGGTGGTAACGCGCCACGTGTGGGAGCGCGCCAAGGAGCGGGTGGACGCGCGGCGCTTGACCGAATGGGGCCAACGCATTTACGCGCGGCGCAAGCAGACGGTGGAGCGCAGCTTCGCCGATGCCAAGCAGCTGCATGGGCACCGTTATGCCCGTATGCGTGGGCTACGCAAGGTGGCCGAGCAGTGCTTGCTGGCCGCGGCGGCACAGAACATCAAGAAGATTGCGATGCTGCTGGCGCGGAAGCGGAAAAAGGGGCCAGCGGGTCCCGATTGGCGCTTCGTGCGCATGCTGCTGCGTCTGGTGAGCGGTTTGCGCTGCAGCTTCGACTACCCGCTCGCGGCGAACCCGCAATCCTGA
- a CDS encoding IS3-like element IS407 family transposase (programmed frameshift): MKKRFTEQQIIGFLKEAEAGMPVKELCRKHGFSDASFYTWRAKFGGMEVSEARRLKGLEVENARLKKLLTEAMLDMEALKVVVKGKPLSPQAKREAVLAIREKVNISERRACRLVGLSRSVLHYDAKPDHENEVLAARLVKLAHERRRFGYRRLHALVEREGTHANHKRIYRLYREAGLAVRRRRKRHGVMIEREQLALPGAPNEVWSIDFVMDALSNGRRVKCLTVVDDFTKEAVDIVVDHGISGLYVARALDRAARFRGYPKAVRTDQGPEFTSRALDQWAYANGVTLKLIQAGKPTQNAYIESFNGKFRDECLNEHWFTTLAHARAVIAAWRQDYNEQRPHSALNYLAPSEFAAKHRATADAPAAFQELV, encoded by the exons ATGAAGAAGCGCTTTACGGAACAGCAAATCATCGGGTTTCTGAAGGAAGCCGAGGCCGGTATGCCGGTCAAGGAACTGTGCAGGAAGCATGGGTTCAGTGACGCGTCGTTCTACACCTGGCGCGCGAAGTTCGGCGGCATGGAAGTCTCGGAAGCCCGCCGGCTCAAGGGCCTCGAGGTGGAGAATGCCCGACTGAAGAAACTGCTGACCGAAGCAATGCTCGATATGGAAGCGTTGAAGGTTGTCGTCAAGGGAAAGC CCCTGAGCCCGCAAGCCAAACGCGAAGCAGTGTTGGCGATTCGGGAGAAGGTCAACATCTCCGAGCGCCGCGCCTGCCGGCTTGTCGGGCTTTCTCGCAGCGTGCTGCATTACGACGCGAAGCCGGACCACGAGAATGAGGTGCTCGCGGCGCGTCTGGTGAAGTTGGCGCACGAACGTCGTCGATTCGGCTACCGCCGACTGCACGCCCTGGTGGAACGCGAAGGCACGCACGCCAATCACAAGCGCATCTATCGCCTGTACCGTGAGGCAGGGCTGGCTGTGCGGCGCCGTCGCAAGCGCCACGGCGTCATGATTGAGCGCGAGCAACTGGCATTGCCGGGCGCACCCAACGAGGTATGGTCAATCGATTTCGTGATGGATGCGCTTTCCAACGGCCGGCGCGTGAAGTGCCTGACCGTCGTCGACGATTTCACGAAAGAGGCTGTCGACATCGTCGTCGACCATGGCATCTCAGGTTTGTATGTCGCTCGGGCATTGGACCGTGCAGCTCGCTTCCGTGGCTATCCCAAGGCGGTGCGAACAGACCAGGGACCCGAATTTACGAGCCGCGCGCTTGACCAGTGGGCGTATGCGAACGGCGTCACGCTGAAGTTGATTCAGGCGGGCAAGCCCACGCAGAATGCGTACATCGAATCGTTCAACGGCAAGTTCCGCGACGAATGCCTTAACGAGCACTGGTTCACGACGCTCGCGCACGCTCGGGCAGTCATCGCGGCATGGCGTCAGGACTACAACGAGCAAAGGCCGCACAGCGCACTGAACTACCTTGCGCCGTCAGAGTTTGCGGCGAAACATCGGGCAACCGCGGACGCTCCTGCCGCTTTCCAGGAGTTGGTTTAA